A region from the Mustela erminea isolate mMusErm1 chromosome 10, mMusErm1.Pri, whole genome shotgun sequence genome encodes:
- the SPEN gene encoding msx2-interacting protein isoform X4: protein MFTILSLDLIGIIGRVSTLGKGLQITGSVLMNIVPMDTMNGGREDLIGQDITIRITIEILASGLYNMGSIMLLGVEVQTVLMLMTPDTNLGLGSSLHCPVWYTGISTGMILPGRYEAEGQSGITSTAGVGHHIHPSLEISLLRGWLAKRLDLQGPLAAAALGVDPPVVIQSAAAVVPAVTALIPAAVQVMTLLPDRFSQQPSQHPLPSCFHPWKKMSPVKVSGSRFRIFQYALQGGDLDTSLKDGLFHEFKKFGKVTSVQIHGASEERYGLVFFRQQEDQEKALTASKGKLFFGMQIEVTAWIGPETESENEFRPLDERIDEFHPKATRTLFIGNLEKTTTYHDLRNIFQRFGEIVDIDIKKVNGVPQYAFLQYCDIASVCKAIKKMDGEYLGNNRLKLGFGKSMPTNCVWLDGLSSNVSDQYLTRHFCRYGPVVKVVFDRLKGMALVLYNEIEYAQAAVKETKGRKIGGNKIKVDFANRESQLAFYHCMEKSGQDIRDFYEMLAERREERRGSYDYSQDRTYYENVRTPGAYPEDSRRDYPARGREFYSEWETYQGDYYESRYYDDPREYRDYRSDPYEQDIREYSYRQRERERERERFESDRDRDHERRPIERSQSPVHLRRPQSPGASPSQSERLPSDSERRIYSRSSDRSGSCSSLSPPRYDKLDKSRLERYSKNEKTDKERTFDPERVERERRLIRKEKVEKDKTEKQKRKGKIHSPSSQSSETDQENEREQSPEKSRSSNKLSREKADKEGIAKNRLELMPCVVLTRVKEKEGKVIDHSPLEKLKAKLDNDTAKSSALDQKLQVCQTEPAKSDLSKLESVRMKVPKEKGLSSHIEVVDKEGRLKPRKHLKPEQTADGVSAADLEKLEARKRRFADSNLKAERQKSEVKKSSPEMEDTRVLLKKQPDLSSRDVILLREGESERKPVRKEILKRESKKLKLDRLNAVPSPKDCQELASVSAGTGSRPTSDLQARLGELVCESVENQEIQSKKPIPSKPQLKQLQLVDDQGPEREDIRKNYCSLRDETLECKSGQEKPQSVNTEEKIGIDIDHTQSYRKQMEQSRRKQQMEMEIAKSEKFGSPKKDVDEYERRSLVHEVGKPPQDVTDDSPPSKKKRMDHVDFDICTKRERNYRSSRQISEDSERTGGSPSIRHGSFHEEDDPVGSPRLVSVKGSPKVDEKGLPYSNITVREESLKFNPYDSSRREQMADMAKIKLSVLSSEDELNRWDSQMKQDASRLDVSFPNSIIKRDSLRKRSVRDLEPGEVPSDSDEDGEHKPHSPRASALYESSRLSFLLRDREDKLRERDERLSSSLERNKFYSFALDKTITPDTKALLERAKSLSSSREENWSFLDWDSRFANFRNNKDKEKVDSAPRPIPSWYMKKKKIRTDSEGKMDDKKEDHKEEEQERQELFASRFLHSSIFEQDSKRLQHLERKDEDSDFISGRLYGRQTSDGANSTADLIQEPVVLFHSRFMELTRMQQKEKEKDQKPKEVEKQEDSEDHPETPEPASESKESELKTPPPTGPPAITAAAPESASSSLEKTTASEKAGEVPLETEEKPRELASTSEEAKPVSEQAATAVQQPEQADLPSGADTRKDAAGPPSAAEEGSSADPLPYLDTKPPTPGASFSQAEVPADPEPDSAQPPSKPTQTPEEADEPKVEKPNSAADVEPNANQKAEVVPEVQPQASEDVEVEPPVATKDKRPNKSKRSKTPVQAAAASTVEKPVTRKSERIDREKLKRSSSPRGEAQKLLELKMEAEKITRTASKNSAADTEHPEPSLPLSRTRRRNVRSVYATMADHESRSPVKEPTEQPRVTRKRLERELQEAAAVPTTPRRGRPPKTRRRAEEEEETEVKEPVETVRPAEGWRSPRAQKSGAAGGPQGKRGKNEPKVDAERLEAAAEVSPQVNVKENTKAKADKEEAGGEQKRDKKELSTDKNAPEAPAVEVVEKKTAPEKNSKSKRGRSRNSRSAADKAANLKNVDTSVSPSAAAGSGGLAADKEAAVAAGPAEKSESPQKEGGSSSQLSSGPAPPDTAAEEKEGVSASAPSPEANQLAKQMELEQAVENIAKLTESAAAAFKAAAADAPEGLSAEDGDKPAHQASETELAAAIGSIINDISGEAESFPAAAPYPAESQTDLQPRSQAPQPPGEGMEPETNEAVSGLLETEAATESSGPPASAPDPSAGPADTKEAGGNSGETSQPVPEARGPKEAEVPLARKEKGRQKTSRSRRKRNTNKKTGGTTETQVAEPDQVQSKSPATAEGTAVPPPETPQEEQQREKPQSAPPESCASDPSKTPSIENLSQESSVEAKTPTRAPAPPALPPPSQPAPVEEEPQARFKVHSIIESDPVTPPSDSSTPTPTVPLVTAAKLPPPVASGGVPHPSPPPKVTEWITRQEEPRAQSTSSPALPPDTKASDIDTSSSTLRKILMDPKYVSATGITSTSVTTAIAEPVSAAPCLHEVPPPPPVEPKKPLVEEKPAAPVPNTSDTQAPEVPVAAEKEKVAPVIAPKITSVISRMPVSIDLENSQKITLAKPAPQTLTGLVSALTGLVNVSLVPVNALTGPVNALKGPVKGSVATLKGLVNTPAGPVNVLKGPVNVLTGPVNVLTAPVNAAVGAVNAAAGTVNATVGTVNATAGAMNAGAVTVTAGAVTAASGSATATTTGTVTVAGAVITPSAKCKPRASTNENSRFHPGSMSVIDDRPADTGSGAGLRVNTSEGVVLLSYSGQKTEGPQRISAKISQIPPASAMDIEFQQSVSKSQVKPDSVTPSQPSPKGPQAPSGYANVATHSTLVLTAQTYNASPVISSVKADRPSLEKPEPIHLSVSTPVTQGGTVKVLTQGINTPPVLVHNQLVLTPSIVTTNKKLADPVTLKIETKVLQPANLGSALNPHHPPALPSKLPAEVNHVASGPSTPTDRTVTHLAATKPDAHSPRPSGPAPAPFPRTCHPSSTASAALSTNATVMLAAGIPVPQFISSIHPEQSVIMPPHSITQTVSLSHLSQGEVRMNTPALPSITYSIRPETLHSPRAPLQPQQIEVRAPQRAGTPQPAAAGVPALAPQHPPEEEVHYHLPVARAAAPVQSEVLVMQSEYRLHPYTVPRDVRIMVHPHVTAVSEQPRAADGVVKVPPASKVPQQPGKDATKTAEAKAATAPAPAPAPHGEARILTVTPSNQLQGLPLTPPVVVTHGVQIVHSSGELFQEYRYGDIRTYHGPAQLTHTQFPAAASIGLPPRTKAPAQGPAPEGEPLQPTQPAQSTQPAQPVQSTQPAQPTQPCQPTQLSQPGQPPSGKMPQVSQEAKGTQTGVDQPRLPTVPASRPAEPHVQVQRAQAETSQTSYPSPVSVSMKPDLPAPLPAQAAPKQPLFVPTTSSPSTPPGLALTHTEAQPAPKPDSAPHLTSQRPVDMVQLLKKYPIVWQGLLALKNDTAAVQLHFVSGNNVLAHRSLPLSEGGPPLRIAQRMRLEASQLEGVARRMTVETDYCLLLALPCGRDQEDVVSQTESLKAAFITYLQAKQAAGIINVPNPGSNQPAYVLQIFPPCEFSESHLSRLAPDLLASISNISPHLMIVIASV from the exons CACTGATTCCAGCAGCAGTTCAAGTGATGACTCTCCTGCCCGATCGGTTCAGTCAGCAGCCGTCCCAGCACCCACTTCCCAGTTGCTTTCATCCCTGGAAAAAGATGAGCCCCGTAAAAGTTTCGGGATCAAGGTTCAGAATCTTCCAGTACGCTCTACAG gggggggatttaGATACAAGCCTTAAAGATGGCCTTTTCCATGAATTTAAGAAATTTGGAAAGGTGACTTCAGTGCAGATCCATGGAGCTTCAGAAGAGAGGTATGGTCTGGTATTCTTTCGGCAGCAAGAGGACCAAGAAAAAGCACTGACTGCatcaaaaggaaaacttttctttGGCATGCAAATTGAAGTAACAGCATGGATAGGGCCAG AAAcggaaagtgaaaatgaatttcgTCCTTTGGATGAAAGGATAGATGAATTTCACCCCAAAGCAACAAGAACCCTCTTCATCGGCAACCTTGAAAAAACCACTACTTACCATGACCTTCGCAACATCTTCCAGCGCTTTGGAGAAATTGTG GATATTGATATTAAGAAAGTAAACGGAGTTCCTCAGTATGCGTTCTTGCAATACTGTGATATTGCCAGCGTTTGTAAGGCTATTAAGAAGATGGATGGGGAGTACCTTGGAAATAACCGCCTCAAG ctGGGTTTTGGAAAAAGCATGCCTACAAACTGTGTGTGGTTAGACGGGCTTTCTTCAAACGTGTCGGATCAGTATTTAACACGACATTTCTGCCGATATGGGCCTGTGGTAAAG gtGGTGTTTGACCGCTTAAAAGGCATGGCTCTGGTTCTCTACAATGAAATTGAATATGCACAAGCAGCTGTAAAAGAGACCAAGGGGAGGAAGATCGGCGGAAATAAAATTAAG gtggATTTTGCAAATCGAGAAAGTCAGCTGGCGTTTTATCACTGTATGGAAAAATCTGGTCAAGATATCAGAGACTTTTATGAAATGTTAGCAGAAAGaag AGAGGAACGAAGGGGATCTTACGACTATAGCCAAGATCGTACATATTATGAGAATGTTCGTACTCCAGGCGCCTATCCTGAGGATTCCAGACGGGACTATCCAGCCCGAGGGCGAGAATTTTATTCAGAATGGGAAACTTACCAAGGAGACTACTATGAATCACGATACTATGACGATCCTCGCGAGTACAGGGATTACAGAAGTGACCCTTATGAACAAGATATTCGGGAGTACAGTTACCGGCAAAGGGAACGAGAGCGAGAACGCGAAAGGTTTGAGTCTGACCGGGACAGAGACCACGAGAGGAGGCCGATTGAGCGCAGTCAGAGCCCAGTGCACTTGCGGCGCCCACAGAGTCCTGGAGCATCCCCCTCACAGTCGGAGCGGTTGCCAAGTGATTCTGAAAGGAGGATTTACAGCCGATCCTCAGACCGGAGTGGGAGCTGTAGCTCACTTTCTCCTCCAAGATACGATAAACTTGACAAATCTCGCTTGGAACGCTATagtaaaaatgagaagacagataaAGAAAGGACTTTTGATCCTGAGAGAGTGGAAAGAGAGAGACGcttaataaggaaggaaaaagtggAAAAGGACAAAACCGAAAAGCAGAAACGAAAAGGTAAAATTCATTCCCCTAGTTCTCAGTCTTCAGAGACAGaccaagaaaatgagagagaacagagcccTGAAAAATCAAGGAGTTCTAATAAACTGAGCAGAGAGAAAGCTGACAAAGAAGGAATAGCAAAAAACCGCCTGGAGCTCATGCCCTGTGTGGTTTTGACtcgagtgaaagagaaagaggggaaagttATTGACCACAGTCCTTTGGAAAAGCTGAAAGCCAAGCTTGATAATGACACTGCCAAGTCTTCTGCCCTAGATCAGAAACTCCAGGTCTGTCAGACGGAGCCTGCTAAGTCTGACTTGTCTAAACTGGAATCTGTTCGAATGAAAGTGCCAAAGGAAAAGGGACTGTCAAGCCACATAGAGGTGGTAGATAAGGAAGGTAGGCTTAAGCCCAGGAAGCACCTAAAACCAGAGCAGACTGCCGATGGGGTCAGCGCTGCAGATTTGGAAAAACTGGAAGCAAGGAAGAGGCGTTTCGCCGATTCCAATCTGAAAGCAGAAAGGCAAAAATCCGAAGTCAAGAAAAGTAGTCCAGAGATGGAAGACACTCGGgtacttttaaaaaagcagcCTGACTTATCATCTAGAGATGTCATTCTGCTGAGGGAAGGAGAATCAGAAAGAAAGCCCGTGAGGAAAGAAATTCTTAAACGAGAATCTAAAAAACTCAAACTAGACAGACTTAATGCTGTTCCCAGCCCCAAAGACTGTCAGGAGCTTGCCAGTGTTTCTGCCGGGACTGGCTCGAGGCCCACCTCAGACCTGCAAGCGAGGCTGGGAGAACTGGTGTGCGAATCTGTGGAAAATCAAGAAATCCAGTCCAAAAAACCCATTCCCTCAAAACCACAACTCAAACAGCTGCAGTTAGTAGATGATCAAGGACCAGAGAGAGAAGATATTAGGAAAAACTATTGCAGTCTTCGCGATGAGACACTTGAATGTAAATCAGGCCAAGAGAAACCACAGTCagtaaatactgaagaaaaaattGGCATTGATATTGATCACACGCAGAGTTACCGAAAACAAATGGAGCAGAGTCGTAGAAAACAGCAGATGGAGATGGAAATTGCCAAGTCTGAGAAGTTCGGCAGTCCTAAAAAAGATGTAGATGAATATGAAAGACGGAGTCTGGTTCACGAGGTGGGCAAACCCCCCCAAGATGTCACAGATGACTCTCCTCccagcaaaaagaaaaggatggacCACGTTGATTTTGATATCTGCAccaagagagagaggaattaCAGGAGTTCACGCCAAATCAGTGAAGACTCCGAAAGGACTGGCGGCTCTCCCAGTATCCGGCATGGTTCCTTCCATGAGGAGGACGACCCTGTGGGCTCCCCGAGGCTCGTGTCAGTAAAAGGGTCTCCTAAAGTAGATGAAAAAGGTCTCCCCTATTCTAACATAACAGTCAGAGAAGAGTCCTTAAAGTTTAATCCTTATGATTCTAGCAGGAGAGAACAGATGGCAGACATGGCCAAAATAAAGCTCTCTGTCTTGAGTTCTGAAGATGAACTAAATCGGTGGGATTCTCAAATGAAACAGGATGCCAGCAGATTGGACGTGAGTTTCCCGAACAGCATAATTAAGAGAGACAGCCTTCGAAAGAGGAGTGTACGTGACTTGGAACCTGGTGAGGTGCCTTCTGATTCTGATGAAGATGGTGAGCACAAGCCCCActcccccagagcctctgctTTATATGAGAGCTCTCGGCTGTCTTTTTTATTGAGGGACAGAGAAGATAAACTGCGTGAGCGAGATGAAAGACTCTCCAGTTCTTTAGAAAGgaacaaattttattcttttgcactGGATAAGACAATCACACCAGACACCAAGGCTTTGCTCGAGAGAGCTAAATCGCTGTCTTCATCTCGAGAAGAAAATTGGTCTTTTCTTGATTGGGACTCCCGTTTTGCTAATTTTCGAAacaacaaagataaagaaaaggttGACTCTGCCCCAAGACCTATTCCGTCCTggtacatgaaaaagaaaaaaattcggACTGATTCGGAAGGAAAAATGGATGACAAGAAAGAGGACCAtaaagaagaagaacaggaaaGACAGGAATTATTTGCATCTCGTTTTTTACACAGCTCGATCTTCGAACAAGATTCCAAGCGACTGCAGCATCtagagagaaaagatgaagacTCAGACTTCATTTCTGGTAGGTTGTATGGGCGGCAGACATCCGATGGTGCAAACAGCACAGCCGATTTGATCCAAGAGCCCGTAGTTCTTTTCCATAGCAGATTTATGGAACTCACGCGAatgcaacagaaagaaaaggaaaaagaccaaaaaccCAAAGAGGTTGAGAAACAGGAAGATAGCGAGGATCATCCTGAGACCCCAGAACCGGCTTCTGAGAGTAAAGAGTCAGAACTGAAGACTCCCCCTCCGACTGGGCCTCCTGCCATCACGGCTGCAGCTCCAGAGTCAGCCTCGTCGTCCCTGGAGAAGACGACAGCCAGTGAAAAAGCAGGGGAGGTGCCactggagacagaagagaaaccCAGGGAGCTGGCCTCCACCTCAGAAGAAGCAAAGCCCGTGTCTGAGCAGGCGGCCACCGCGGTGCAGCAACCTGAACAGGCCGACCTGCCCTCAGGAGCGGACACCAGGAAAGATGCTGCTGGGCCTCCCTCGGCTGCGGAAGAGGGCTCGTCCGCCGACCCGCTGCCTTACCTGGACACCAAGCCTCCGACTCCCGGGGCCTCGTTTTCCCAGGCGGAGGTCCCCGCAGATCCGGAACCTGATAGTGCCCAGCCGCCTTCCAAACCGACCCAGACGCCTGAGGAAGCCGATGAGCCAAAAGTGGAAAAGCCAAACTCCGCTGCTGACGTTGAACCTAATGCAAATCAGAAAGCTGAAGTTGTCCCCGAGGTTCAGCCTCAAGCTTCTGAAGACGTTGAGGTTGAGCCTCCGGTGGCTACAAAAGATAAAAGGCCAAACAAAAGCAAGCGTTCCAAGACCCCCGTCCAGGCCGCCGCGGCAAGTACTGTGGAGAAGCCGGTCACCAGGAAGAGCGAGCGCATAGACCGGGAGAAACTCAAGCGGTCCAGTTCTCCTCGGGGAGAAGCCCAGAAGCTTCTAGAgttgaagatggaggcagagaaaatTACCAGGACGGCCTCTAAAAACTCAGCCGCCGACACGGAACACCCTGAACCAAGTCTGCCCCTCAGCCGAACAAGGCGCCGGAACGTGAGGAGTGTCTATGCTACCATGGCTGACCACGAGAGCCGCTCTCCTGTCAAGGAGCCCACGGAGCAGCCACGAGTGACCAGGAAGAGACTGGAGCGAGAGCTGCAGGAGGCCGCGGCGGTCCCCACCACCCCGAGGAGGGGGAGGCCTCCGAAAACACGCCGCCGTgctgaagaagaggaggagaccgAGGTGAAAGAACCAGTTGAGACCGTCAGACCAGCCGAGGGATGGAGGTCCCCACGAGCCCAAAAGTCAGGAGCTGCTGGCGGCCCACAaggcaaaaggggaaaaaatgagccaaaagtagatgctGAACGTCTGGAAGCCGCAGCTGAGGTGAGTCCCCAAGTAAAcgtgaaagaaaacacaaaagccaAAGCTGATAAAGAAGAAGCAGGAGGTGAACAAAAACGTGACAAAAAGGAACTTAGCACAGACAAAAATGCACCAGAAGCCCCTGCAGTTGAAGTGGTGGAGAAAAAAACAGCGCCTGAAAAGAACTCCAAGTCCAAGAGAGGAAGATCTCGAAACTCCAGGTCGGCAGCGGACAAGGCTGCAAATCTGAAAAACGTGGACACCAGCGTCAGTCCGAGTGCGGCGGCAGGCTCCGGGGGGCTGGCGGCGGACAAGGAAGCGGCGGTGGCCGCTGGCCCCGCCGAGAAGAGCGAGAGTCCGCAGAAGGAAGGGGGTTCATCATCCCAGCTGAGCAGTGGTCCAGCCCCTCCGGACACGGCAgcggaggagaaggaaggggtgtCGGCCTCTGCGCCTTCCCCGGAAGCCAACCAGTTAGCCAAGCAGATGGAGCTGGAGCAGGCTGTGGAGAACATCGCAAAGCTCACCGAAAGCGCCGCCGCGGCCTTCAAGGCGGCCGCCGCAGATGCACCAGAGGGTCTCTCCGCCGAGGACGGGGACAAGCCGGCACACCAGGCCAGTGAGACAGAACTGGCTGCAGCCATTGGCTCCATCATCAATGACATttctggggaggcagagagcttCCCAGCAGCTGCACCTTACCCTGCAGAATCCCAGACAGATCTGCAGCCCCGCTCTCAGGCACCGCAGCCCCCTGGGGAAGGAATGGAGCCCGAGACCAATGAGGCCGTGTCTGGCCTCCTGGAGACCGAAGCTGCTACAGAATCTTCTGGGCCACCAGCCAGTGCCCCTGACCCCTCAGCAGGCCCAGCAGACACCAAGGAAGCTGGGGGGAATAGTGGTGAAACCTCCCAGCCAGTGCCAGAAGCCAGAGGACCAAAAGAAGCAGAAGTCCCTCTTGCTCGGAAAGAGAAAGGGCGTCAGAAGACAAGTCGATCACGTCGCAAACggaatacaaataagaaaacggGGGGCACTACAGAGACCCAGGTCGCCGAACCTGACCAAGTACAAAGCAAGAGTCCCGCTACAGCTGAGGGGACCGCGGTGCCACCCCCAGAAACTCcacaggaagagcagcagagagaaaagccCCAGTCTGCTCCACCCGAGTCCTGTGCTTCCGACCCAAGCAAGACTCCGTCCATCGAGAATCTGTCCCAGGAGAGCAGCGTTGAAGCAAAGACTCCCACCAGAGCGCCTGcgcccccagcccttcctcctccctcccagcccgcACCAGTGGAGGAGGAGCCACAAGCCAGATTCAAGGTGCATTCCATCATCGAAAGTGACCCCGTGACCCCACCCAGTGACTCAAGCACACCCACCCCCACGGTCCCTTTGGTAACTGCAGCAAAGCTCCCACCCCCTGTTGCCTCTGGTGGTGTGCCACACCCAAGTCCCCCTCCTAAGGTCACGGAGTGGATCACCAGGCAGGAGGAGCCTCGGGCTCAGTCCACCTCATCTCCAGCTCTTCCCCCAGACACAAAAGCTTCTGACATTGACACCAGCTCCAGTACGCTGAGAAAGATCCTCATGGACCCCAAATACGTCTCTGCCACTGGCATCACTTCCACGAGTGTCACCACTGCCATTGCGGAGCCTGTCAGCGCTGCCCCTTGCCTGCACGAGGTGCCACCCCCGCCTCCAGTTGAGCCTAAAAAGCCACTTGTAGAAGAAAAACCAGCAGCTCCAGTACCCAACACCTCTGACACGCAGGCCCCAGAGGTTCCAGTAGCGGCTGAAAAGGAAAAGGTGGCTCCGGTCATCGCTCCCAAAATCACTTCTGTGATTAGCCGGATGCCCGTGAGCATTGATCTGGAGAACTCGCAGAAGATAACTCTGGCAAAACCAGCTCCGCAAACCCTGACTGGCCTGGTGAGTGCTCTGACGGGCCTGGTGAACGTCTCCTTGGTCCCAGTGAACGCCCTGACCGGCCCCGTGAACGCCCTGAAGGGCCCCGTGAAGGGCTCGGTGGCCACGCTGAAGGGTTTGGTGAACACTCCTGCGGGTCCCGTGAACGTCCTCAAGGGGCCGGTGAATGTTCTGACGGGGCCGGTGAACGTTCTCACTGCTCCGGTGAATGCCGCCGTGGGCGCGGTGAATGCCGCCGCGGGCACGGTCAACGCCACTGTGGGCACCGTGAACGCCACCGCCGGCGCCATGAATGCAGGCGCCGTGACCGTCACAGCGGGGGCAGTGACTGCTGCATCTGGCAGTGCGACCGCCACTACAACAGGCACAGTGACGGTGGCAGGTGCAGTGATCACACCGTCGGCCAAGTGCAAACCCAGAGCCAGCACTAATGAGAACAGTCGGTTTCACCCGGGGTCTATGTCCGTGATCGACGACCGCCCGGCAGACACAGGCTCTGGTGCCGGGCTGCGTGTGAACACGTCTGAAGGGGTCGTGCTCCTGAGCTACTCGGGGCAGAAGACTGAAGGCCCGCAGCGGATAAGCGCCAAGATCAGCCAGATCCCCCCGGCCAGTGCCATGGACATCGAATTCCAACAGTCAGTGTCCAAGTCCCAGGTCAAGCCTGATTCTGTCACCCCGTCACAGCCTTCGCCCAAAGGCCCCCAGGCTCCTTCGGGCTATGCCAATGTGGCCACTCACTCTACTCTGGTACTGACGGCGCAGACGTATAACGCATCTCCTGTGATTTCATCCGTGAAGGCGGACCGTCCGTCCTTGGAGAAGCCCGAGCCCATTCACCTCTCTGTGTCCACACCTGTCACCCAGGGGGGCACAGTGAAGGTTCTCACCCAGGGCATAAACACACCCCCAGTGCTGGTTCACAACCAGCTGGTCCTCACCCCAAGCATAGTCACCACTAATAAAAAGCTTGCTGACCCTGTCACCCTCAAAATAGAGACCAAGGTCCTCCAGCCAGCGAATCTGGGGTCCGCCCTCaatccccaccaccctcctgcTCTGCCCAGCAAACTGCCTGCAGAAGTGAACCATGTCGCCTCGGGGCCCAGTACCCCGACAGATCGAACGGTCACCCACTTGGCAGCCACAAAGCCAGATGCGCACTCTCCTCGGCCCAGCGGGCCGGCACCGGCCCCGTTCCCAAGAACGTGCCACCCCAGCAGCACCGCGTCCGCCGCGCTCTCCACGAACGCCACGGTCATGCTGGCTGCGGGCATTCCCGTGCCTCAGTTCATCTCCAGCATACACCCGGAGCAGTCTGTCATCATGCCGCCCCACAGCATCACCCAGACCGTGTCCCTGAGCCACCTGTCCCAGGGCGAGGTGAGAATGAACACTCCCGCGCTACCCAGCATCACGTATAGCATCCGGCCCGAGACCCTTCACTCTCCGCGGGCCCCTCTGCAGCCCCAGCAGATAGAGGTCAGGGCCCCGCAGCGCGCGGGCACACCGCAGCCGGCCGCAGCTGGCGTGCCGGCCCTGGCCCCCCAGCACCCTCCCGAGGAGGAAGTGCATTACCACCTCCCTGTCGCTCGAGCTGCGGCCCCCGTGCAGTCCGAGGTGCTGGTCATGCAGTCCGAGTACCGCCTGCACCCCTACACCGTGCCCCGGGACGTGAGGATCATGGTACATCCGCATGTGACGGCGGTCAGCGAGCAGCCCCGGGCCGCCGACGGGGTGGTGAAGGTGCCACCGGCCAGCAAGGTCCCACAGCAGCCCGGGAAGGACGCCACCAAGACGGCGGAAGCCAAGGCAGCCAcagcccctgccccggcccccgccccccacggGGAGGCCCGCATCCTCACGGTCACCCCCAGCAACCAGCTGCAGGGGCTGCCTCTGACCCCGCCTGTGGTGGTGACCCACGGCGTGCAGATCGTGCACTCCAGTGGGGAGCTGTTCCAGGAGTACAGATACGGAGATATCCGCACCTACCACGGCCCTGCTCAGCTCACGCACACTCAGTTTCCTGCCGCTGCCTCCATCGGTCTACCTCCTCGGACCAAGGCTCCCGCTCAG GGCCCAGCTCCTGAAGGTGAGCCCTTGCAGCCCACTCAGCCTGCACAATCTACACAGCCTGCCCAACCCGTGCAGTCCACACAGCCTGCCCAGCCCACGCAGCCTTGCCAGCCCACCCAGCTCAGCCAGCCGGGCCAACCCCCAAGCGGCAAGATGCCTCAGGTCTCCCAGGAGGCGAAGGGGACCCAGACAGGAGTAGACCAGCCTCGCCTCCCAACCGTCCCTGCGAGCAGGCCAGCCGAGCCGCATGTGCAGGTTCAGAGGGCGCAGGCGGAAACGAGCCAGACCTCCTACCCCTCCCCCGTGTCCGTCTCCATGAAGCCTGACCTCccggcccctctccctgctcaggctGCCCCAAAGCAGCCATTGTTCGTCCCCACAACCTCAAGCCCCAGCACCCCTCCAGGACTGGCTCTGACACACACCGAAGCCCAGCCTGCTCCCAAACCGGATTCTGCTCCACACCTGACTTCCCAGAGGCCGGTGGATATGGTCCAGCTTCTGAAG AAGTACCCCATCGTGTGGCAGGGCCTCCTGGCCCTCAAGAACGACACGGCTGCCGTGCAGCTGCACTTCGTCTCTGGCAACAACGTGCTGGCCCATcggtctctgcccctctctgaaGGCGGCCCCCCGCTGAGGATCGCCCAGAGGATGCGGCTAGAGGCCTCGCAGCTGGAAGGGGTTGCCCGAAGGATGACG GTGGAGACGGATTACTGTCTGCTGCTGGCTCTGCCCTGTGGCCGTGACCAAGAGGATGTCGTGAGCCAGACCGAGTCCCTCAAGGCAGCCTTCATCACCTATCTGCAGGCCAAGCAGGCAGCAGGGATCATCAACGTCCCCAACCCTGGCTCCAATCAG CCTGCCTATGTGCTGCAGATCTTCCCACCCTGCGAGTTCTCGGAGAGCCACCTGTCCCGTCTGGCCCCCGACCTCCTTGCCAGCATCTCCAACATTTCTCCCCATCTTATGATTGTCATCGCCTCCGTGTGA